From a single Loigolactobacillus coryniformis subsp. coryniformis KCTC 3167 = DSM 20001 genomic region:
- the citF gene encoding citrate lyase subunit alpha, with product MVLFLNNNIKRNLSDDVAAKLGYQPFKSAVIPDSVVERTTHQVSISTGDDKVSASVKEIVAKTVKDGMTISFHHHFREGDFVFNLVMQTIIDLGIKDLTLAPSSLTNVMNDMVVKAIKAGTVTNITSSGMRGSLGDAVSHGALANPVIFRSHGNRARAIEQGDIKIDVAFLGVPNSDRLGNANGMDGDAVFGSLGYALMDAQYANKVVLLTDNIVPYPNTPASIKQTQVDYIIQVDKVGDPEKIGSGATRFTKDPKELKIAATVNQVITNSPYFKDGFSFQTGSGGAALAVTRYLRESMKQNDIRASFALGGITKPMIDLLEEGLVAKIMDVQDFDKGAAESMHNSKNQQEIDASWYADPYNKGAMVDQLDVVILSALEIDTKFNVNVMTGSDGVIRGAIGGHQDAATAKLTIISAPLVRGRIATVVPDVTTIVTPGESIDVLVTEVGIAVNPKRQDLLATLQKVPGLPIFTIEELQQRASKIVGQPKPIEYTDRTVALIEYRDGTLIDMVKQVKD from the coding sequence ATGGTGTTATTCTTGAATAATAATATAAAACGTAATTTATCAGATGATGTTGCAGCTAAATTAGGTTATCAACCCTTTAAGTCTGCGGTGATTCCTGACTCTGTAGTTGAGCGCACAACGCATCAAGTTTCCATTTCAACTGGTGATGATAAGGTGTCGGCGTCAGTCAAAGAGATCGTTGCAAAAACGGTTAAAGATGGAATGACGATCTCGTTTCATCATCATTTTCGCGAAGGTGACTTTGTCTTCAACTTGGTTATGCAAACGATTATTGATCTAGGCATAAAGGACCTAACTTTAGCGCCATCTTCTTTGACCAATGTGATGAACGATATGGTCGTTAAAGCAATCAAAGCTGGTACGGTCACTAATATCACTTCTTCAGGCATGCGAGGTAGCTTAGGCGATGCAGTCTCACATGGTGCGCTAGCTAATCCAGTAATTTTTAGATCTCATGGTAATCGTGCCCGTGCAATTGAACAAGGCGATATTAAGATCGATGTTGCGTTTTTGGGTGTTCCTAATTCTGACCGACTGGGTAATGCAAATGGGATGGACGGTGACGCGGTGTTTGGCTCATTGGGTTACGCGTTGATGGATGCCCAATATGCCAATAAAGTCGTTCTCTTAACTGATAATATTGTGCCGTATCCTAATACACCTGCCTCCATTAAACAGACGCAAGTTGATTATATTATTCAAGTAGACAAGGTCGGTGACCCTGAAAAAATTGGTTCAGGTGCAACGCGCTTCACTAAAGATCCTAAAGAATTAAAAATCGCTGCAACGGTTAACCAAGTTATTACCAACTCACCATACTTTAAAGATGGTTTCTCTTTCCAAACAGGTTCTGGTGGTGCTGCATTAGCTGTTACGCGTTACTTACGGGAAAGTATGAAGCAAAATGATATTCGTGCTTCATTTGCCTTAGGTGGTATTACTAAACCGATGATCGATTTACTTGAAGAAGGTTTGGTTGCTAAAATAATGGACGTACAAGATTTTGATAAAGGTGCCGCTGAGTCAATGCACAATTCAAAGAATCAACAGGAAATTGATGCTTCCTGGTATGCTGATCCATATAACAAAGGGGCGATGGTTGATCAACTTGATGTCGTTATTTTAAGTGCGCTAGAGATAGATACAAAATTTAATGTCAATGTTATGACGGGATCGGACGGTGTTATTCGTGGCGCTATTGGTGGACATCAAGATGCCGCAACCGCTAAATTGACTATCATTTCTGCACCATTGGTTCGCGGACGAATCGCAACCGTCGTGCCTGATGTCACAACTATAGTGACACCTGGTGAATCAATTGATGTTTTGGTTACTGAAGTTGGAATCGCGGTTAATCCTAAACGCCAAGATTTATTAGCAACGTTGCAAAAAGTTCCGGGCTTACCTATCTTTACAATTGAAGAACTTCAACAAAGGGCAAGCAAAATCGTTGGTCAACCAAAACCGATCGAGTACACGGATCGGACCGTGGCTTTGATCGAATATCGGGATGGCACATTGATAGATATGGTGAAACAAGTTAAAGATTAA
- the citE gene encoding citrate (pro-3S)-lyase subunit beta — MVATEERLRRTMMFVPGNNPAMLKDAGIYGADSIMFDLEDAVSLAEKDAARILVYEALTTQDYGDAELVVRINGLDTPFWENDVTAMVKAGIDVIRLPKTESAAMLQQLEKKIVAVEKQFEIPIGTTHMMAAIESAKGVLNAAEIAAASERMIGIALSAEDYTTDLKTHRYPDGAELAFARNMILNAARAAGIAAFDTVFTNIDDVAGFKRETEYIHQLGFDGKSLVNPRQIPMVNAVYAPTVKEIINAKNVLAAIEDARIKGSGVISLNGQMVDRPVALRAQRVMKLAKASGLVDEDGVILE; from the coding sequence ATGGTTGCAACTGAAGAACGACTAAGAAGAACAATGATGTTTGTGCCTGGGAATAACCCGGCTATGCTAAAGGACGCAGGTATCTACGGTGCTGATTCGATCATGTTTGATCTGGAAGATGCCGTTTCGTTAGCTGAGAAAGATGCTGCTAGAATTTTAGTTTATGAAGCACTGACAACCCAAGATTATGGTGATGCTGAGCTGGTTGTACGGATTAATGGTCTGGACACGCCATTTTGGGAAAATGATGTTACGGCTATGGTAAAAGCGGGTATTGATGTTATCCGGCTTCCGAAAACGGAGTCAGCAGCAATGCTTCAACAACTAGAGAAAAAAATTGTTGCGGTTGAAAAACAGTTTGAAATTCCGATTGGCACGACGCATATGATGGCAGCCATCGAATCTGCTAAAGGCGTTTTAAATGCAGCAGAAATTGCTGCGGCTTCCGAGCGGATGATTGGGATCGCGTTGTCAGCTGAAGATTATACGACTGACCTAAAAACACATCGTTATCCTGATGGTGCGGAGTTAGCATTTGCGCGGAATATGATTTTGAATGCCGCTCGTGCTGCCGGTATTGCGGCATTTGATACTGTTTTTACTAATATTGATGATGTTGCAGGTTTTAAACGCGAAACAGAGTACATCCATCAATTAGGTTTTGATGGTAAATCATTAGTGAATCCACGACAAATTCCAATGGTCAATGCAGTTTACGCGCCAACTGTTAAAGAAATAATCAATGCTAAGAATGTTTTGGCCGCAATTGAAGATGCACGGATCAAAGGATCTGGGGTCATTTCATTGAACGGTCAAATGGTAGATCGGCCAGTTGCTTTACGGGCACAACGAGTAATGAAATTGGCAAAGGCATCAGGGTTAGTAGATGAGGATGGTGTTATTCTTGAATAA
- a CDS encoding acetyl-CoA carboxylase biotin carboxyl carrier protein subunit: MLRKFKITIDGTEYLVEMEEIGGTPAPAVPVATSAPQPTPVTPAAPAPAPAAPQNAAGDTLPAPMPGSILKLLVKVGDEVKENQPLIILEAMKMENEVVSNHAGKVTGINVTVGENVNAGDALITIQ; the protein is encoded by the coding sequence ATGTTACGTAAATTTAAAATCACAATCGATGGTACTGAATACCTAGTTGAAATGGAAGAAATTGGTGGTACACCGGCCCCAGCGGTACCAGTAGCTACATCAGCCCCGCAACCGACCCCAGTCACACCGGCAGCGCCAGCTCCTGCACCTGCAGCGCCACAAAATGCCGCTGGTGACACGTTACCCGCACCAATGCCCGGCTCGATTTTAAAGCTCTTGGTTAAGGTTGGCGATGAAGTCAAAGAAAATCAGCCGCTGATTATTTTAGAAGCCATGAAAATGGAAAATGAAGTGGTGTCTAATCATGCTGGTAAGGTGACTGGGATCAACGTCACAGTCGGTGAAAACGTCAATGCTGGCGACGCCTTGATCACGATTCAATAG
- the citD gene encoding citrate lyase acyl carrier protein, translating into MEIKKTATAGTLESSDIQIIIDKGSDGIKIQLDSDVKKEFGEQIESVIRQTLVANHIDQANVKAVDKGALDCVIKARTLAAANRALDTADKPSWEVL; encoded by the coding sequence ATGGAAATCAAAAAGACAGCTACGGCTGGAACTTTAGAATCATCAGATATTCAAATTATAATCGATAAGGGTAGCGATGGAATAAAGATTCAGTTAGATTCTGACGTTAAAAAAGAATTTGGTGAACAAATTGAGTCAGTCATTCGACAAACATTAGTCGCAAACCATATTGACCAAGCTAACGTTAAAGCCGTTGATAAAGGGGCTTTAGATTGTGTCATTAAAGCGCGGACTTTAGCTGCTGCAAATCGTGCGCTTGATACCGCTGATAAACCATCTTGGGAGGTGCTGTAG
- a CDS encoding GntR family transcriptional regulator, translating to MNDFIRETSNNLDLSDNRPLKELLYEAMRKTIILGEVATGVRINEKEVSRQMNISRTPIRYALKQLENDDLVDHVQGKGVIIKGISIKDAHEIYAIRIALDTLAEITAMNNMSEADFDAMNQLLVETEQANELDDVDMVMEKIAEFNNMLYNEANMPRLKSIIYKLREYLIYFRDIAIRARVRRDKALLEHRIIYSSMRLKDKDALERITRQHLEASQVFIIKEMEKRKNN from the coding sequence ATGAATGACTTTATCAGAGAAACTAGCAATAACTTGGATTTATCAGATAATCGGCCGCTAAAGGAATTATTGTATGAAGCAATGCGCAAAACAATTATTCTGGGTGAAGTGGCAACCGGTGTCAGAATAAATGAAAAAGAAGTTTCTCGACAAATGAACATTAGTCGGACTCCGATCAGGTATGCGCTAAAACAATTAGAAAATGATGATTTAGTCGATCATGTTCAAGGTAAAGGCGTAATTATCAAAGGAATTAGTATCAAAGACGCTCATGAAATATACGCCATTCGAATTGCTTTAGATACTTTAGCTGAGATCACAGCAATGAATAATATGAGTGAGGCGGATTTTGATGCGATGAACCAATTATTAGTTGAGACTGAACAGGCTAATGAATTAGATGATGTAGATATGGTCATGGAAAAGATCGCTGAATTTAATAATATGCTTTATAACGAAGCAAATATGCCACGATTAAAATCAATTATTTATAAATTACGTGAATACTTGATCTATTTTAGAGACATTGCTATTCGTGCACGCGTTCGACGCGATAAAGCTTTGTTAGAGCATCGAATTATTTATAGCAGTATGCGACTTAAAGATAAGGATGCACTAGAGCGGATCACGCGACAACATTTGGAAGCATCGCAGGTCTTCATTATTAAAGAAATGGAGAAACGTAAAAATAATTAG
- the citX gene encoding citrate lyase holo-[acyl-carrier protein] synthase, with translation MMENIFKTGIAQSLTDVMNSRDMRNQLQNELIQRYPTATVLAIKLNIPGPIKNNQYLIDLFRQGYREFRKQLSDNAVQVITEIDWTRDTGRESILVVDSGALALKQIAIEFEDNTNFGRLFDIDVLSLSVGHLSRADLNLPVRCCLICSRPAKECARSRQHSIEELQNKISAIYVAYR, from the coding sequence ATGATGGAGAATATTTTTAAAACAGGTATCGCACAGTCGCTAACTGACGTGATGAATAGCCGTGATATGCGCAACCAATTACAAAATGAACTAATTCAGCGTTATCCAACGGCAACAGTGCTGGCAATTAAGCTAAATATTCCTGGACCAATCAAAAATAATCAATATTTGATTGATTTATTTAGACAAGGCTATCGAGAATTTAGAAAGCAATTAAGCGATAACGCAGTGCAAGTGATTACTGAAATTGATTGGACACGGGATACTGGCCGCGAATCAATTCTAGTAGTTGATTCAGGAGCACTAGCTTTAAAACAAATCGCAATCGAGTTTGAAGATAACACGAACTTTGGTCGTTTATTCGATATTGATGTGTTGAGTTTAAGCGTAGGTCATTTATCGCGTGCGGATTTAAATCTGCCTGTAAGATGCTGCTTAATTTGTTCGCGACCAGCGAAGGAATGCGCGCGCTCACGCCAGCACAGTATTGAGGAGCTCCAAAATAAAATTTCAGCGATCTATGTCGCTTATAGGTGA
- a CDS encoding CitMHS family transporter has product MLITIFAYLMVIVFMVMIMKKWMSPLSALVVVPTIFTIAAMILGIANKGTLGKWVLAGIDTTSQTGIMLLFAILYFSIMLDAGLFDPITKKMIHFAKGDPMKILMATAIVSAAVSMNGDGTTTTLIVVSAFLPIYQKLGMKLMNLAVLLILQNTIMNLLPWGGPTARAMAVFHVGANILTYLLPGMIISLLYVIFIVARGMGKKERARLGVTQMTDLEIDALVKDDDPEKAKMKRPKLFAFNGIMTLALIALLVIDSFVDLGLPPLLLFLLGTVIALLVNYPNLKEQSARIGANGGDAVQVVILVFAAGVFMGLFQGSGMATGLAKSLTTIIPQSWSGYWGLIITALSAPGTFFLSNDGWYFGVIPVLREAGLQYGFTDMQMALASLMGQAFHLLSPLVAFIYLLLRLTKLDMGEWQKATAKYAVVVFAIFVITVLALGHMPIHVAQ; this is encoded by the coding sequence ATGTTAATTACAATATTTGCCTACCTGATGGTTATTGTTTTCATGGTTATGATCATGAAGAAATGGATGTCACCATTAAGCGCCTTAGTAGTAGTACCCACAATTTTTACAATTGCCGCAATGATACTAGGTATTGCTAACAAAGGGACATTAGGAAAATGGGTATTAGCTGGGATCGATACAACTTCTCAAACTGGTATCATGCTCTTATTCGCCATTTTATATTTTTCAATTATGTTGGATGCCGGTTTGTTTGATCCAATCACGAAGAAAATGATCCATTTTGCTAAAGGTGATCCGATGAAGATCTTAATGGCAACTGCGATTGTCTCGGCTGCCGTCTCAATGAACGGTGACGGTACCACGACAACATTGATCGTAGTTTCAGCCTTTTTACCAATTTATCAAAAATTAGGTATGAAATTAATGAACTTGGCTGTACTACTGATTTTACAAAATACAATTATGAATTTATTGCCGTGGGGCGGACCAACAGCCAGAGCAATGGCCGTCTTCCATGTTGGCGCCAATATTTTGACCTACTTATTACCAGGAATGATCATTTCGCTACTATATGTTATTTTCATTGTTGCACGGGGAATGGGAAAAAAGGAGCGTGCCCGTCTAGGCGTCACGCAAATGACAGACTTAGAGATCGATGCGTTAGTTAAAGATGATGATCCGGAAAAGGCCAAAATGAAACGGCCTAAGTTGTTTGCTTTTAACGGAATTATGACTTTAGCCTTGATTGCTTTATTGGTTATTGATTCTTTCGTTGATTTGGGCTTACCACCATTGTTATTATTCTTGTTAGGAACAGTTATTGCGTTGCTGGTTAATTATCCTAATCTAAAGGAACAGTCAGCACGGATCGGCGCAAACGGTGGCGATGCAGTTCAAGTCGTTATCTTAGTGTTCGCGGCAGGTGTATTTATGGGCTTATTCCAAGGCTCAGGAATGGCAACTGGCTTGGCCAAAAGTTTAACCACGATCATCCCGCAATCATGGTCTGGTTATTGGGGTCTGATCATTACTGCTTTATCGGCGCCAGGGACATTCTTCCTTTCTAACGACGGTTGGTACTTCGGCGTAATTCCTGTGCTACGGGAAGCTGGATTACAGTACGGCTTTACCGATATGCAAATGGCGTTGGCTTCATTAATGGGTCAAGCGTTCCATTTATTGAGCCCATTAGTTGCCTTCATCTATCTATTACTTCGTTTGACCAAGCTCGATATGGGTGAATGGCAAAAGGCTACTGCTAAGTATGCCGTCGTTGTCTTTGCGATTTTCGTTATTACCGTTTTAGCTTTAGGCCATATGCCGATCCACGTTGCGCAATAA
- a CDS encoding sodium ion-translocating decarboxylase subunit beta, producing the protein METLLQGITSITWQEIVMMLIGGLLMYLGIKKEYEPTLLVPMGLGAILVNIPGSGVLTQIVGGHQSKGVLDILFSAGISTELFPLLIFIGIGAMIDFGPLLQNPFMLLFGAAAQFGIFFTVIVAVLFGFDIKEAASIGIIGAADGPTSIFVSGQLAPKLLGPITVAAYSYMALVPIIQPAAIKAVTTKKERQIRMTYKAEDVSKTVKILFPIAITIVAGFIAPISLPLVGFLMFGNLLRECGVLDRLSQSAQNELVNIVSILLGLTISVKLVASQFLNVQTLMIIAFGLVAFVMDSIGGVLFAKLLNLFRKKKINPMIGAAGISAFPMSSRVIQRMATDEDPQNFVLMYAVGANVSGQIASVVAGGLLLSFFS; encoded by the coding sequence TTGGAAACATTACTTCAAGGGATCACTTCAATTACTTGGCAAGAAATCGTGATGATGTTGATCGGCGGCTTGCTAATGTACTTAGGGATCAAAAAAGAATATGAACCAACTTTATTAGTCCCCATGGGTTTGGGGGCGATTCTCGTTAATATCCCTGGCAGTGGTGTCCTGACCCAAATTGTTGGTGGACATCAATCTAAAGGGGTTTTAGATATTTTATTTAGTGCTGGCATTAGCACCGAACTTTTTCCCTTACTGATTTTCATCGGCATCGGCGCTATGATCGATTTCGGTCCGTTATTGCAGAATCCATTTATGCTATTGTTCGGTGCTGCAGCACAATTTGGTATTTTCTTCACCGTTATCGTCGCCGTTTTATTCGGTTTTGACATTAAAGAGGCCGCTTCAATCGGTATCATCGGTGCCGCCGATGGGCCAACTTCAATCTTCGTTTCTGGTCAGCTCGCGCCGAAACTCTTAGGACCGATCACGGTAGCCGCCTACTCCTATATGGCGTTAGTGCCGATCATCCAACCAGCCGCGATTAAGGCCGTCACCACCAAGAAAGAACGGCAGATTCGCATGACATATAAAGCCGAGGACGTCTCGAAAACAGTTAAGATTTTATTCCCGATCGCCATTACGATCGTTGCCGGCTTTATCGCGCCGATCTCCTTGCCATTAGTCGGTTTCTTGATGTTTGGTAACTTATTACGTGAATGTGGTGTGTTAGATCGGCTATCACAATCAGCCCAAAATGAATTAGTCAATATCGTATCAATATTGTTAGGGCTGACGATTTCCGTCAAGCTCGTGGCAAGTCAATTTTTAAACGTACAAACTTTAATGATCATTGCCTTTGGCCTCGTGGCTTTTGTGATGGATTCGATCGGCGGGGTGTTGTTCGCCAAGTTGCTCAATCTGTTCCGCAAAAAGAAGATCAATCCGATGATCGGAGCCGCCGGAATCTCGGCTTTCCCTATGTCCAGCCGGGTCATTCAACGAATGGCCACTGACGAAGATCCACAAAACTTTGTCTTGATGTATGCCGTTGGTGCCAATGTTTCTGGTCAGATTGCCTCCGTTGTCGCCGGTGGTCTGTTGTTGTCATTCTTTAGTTAG
- a CDS encoding OadG-related small transporter subunit, with translation MNNALIQAGELMLFGMVGVFLVLFLLYLISQVLIKIFPAK, from the coding sequence ATGAATAATGCCTTGATCCAAGCAGGTGAACTCATGCTTTTTGGCATGGTCGGTGTCTTTTTAGTTCTCTTCCTGCTTTATCTGATCTCACAAGTTTTAATTAAAATCTTCCCCGCTAAATAA
- a CDS encoding oxaloacetate decarboxylase subunit alpha, with product MKNIRFMETVLRDGQQSQIATRMPFSDMLPILETMDHAGYHALEVWGGATFDSAIRFLNEDPWERLRMIRQHVKKTKLQMLLRGQNLLGYKHYADDVVTEFVHKSVENGIDIIRIFDALNDPRNLETAIKATKEAGGEAQAAISYTTSDFHTIPYFVQLAQELERLGADSIAIKDMAGVLTPNDAYALVSEIKAAVSVPLEVHTHATSGIAEMTYLKSVEAGADIIDTAISSFSGGTSQPSTESMAIALSDLGYNTNLDVTQLSKIAAHFNPVRDRFRKAGLLNPKVKDTEPRTLLYKVPGGMLSNLLNQLKEQGLEDRYQEVLEEVPNVRADLGFPPLVTPLSQMVGTQAVMNVISGERYKLVPKEIKEYVKGYYGRPPVPISDEIRHKIIGDDTDVITVRPADLIKPQMAQFRKEIGDYAHSTEDVLMYALFPEQAKDFLGRREDPFYDVPVQKVDVTIDLG from the coding sequence ATGAAAAACATTCGCTTTATGGAAACTGTTTTACGTGACGGTCAACAAAGTCAAATTGCGACCCGGATGCCGTTTAGTGATATGCTACCGATCCTCGAAACCATGGATCATGCTGGCTATCACGCCCTCGAAGTTTGGGGTGGGGCGACGTTTGATTCGGCCATTCGCTTCCTGAACGAAGATCCTTGGGAACGGCTACGAATGATCCGCCAACACGTAAAAAAAACTAAACTACAGATGCTCCTTCGGGGGCAAAACTTACTCGGCTACAAACATTATGCTGATGACGTGGTGACTGAATTTGTGCATAAATCAGTTGAAAACGGCATTGATATTATCCGTATTTTTGATGCCTTAAACGATCCGCGTAATCTCGAAACCGCAATTAAAGCTACTAAAGAAGCTGGCGGCGAAGCCCAAGCAGCGATTTCGTACACCACTAGTGACTTTCATACGATTCCCTACTTTGTTCAATTAGCCCAGGAACTAGAAAGGCTAGGCGCGGATTCGATTGCCATTAAAGATATGGCCGGTGTATTAACACCCAACGATGCCTATGCCTTGGTCAGTGAAATCAAGGCAGCGGTTAGTGTCCCGCTTGAGGTGCATACCCACGCCACCAGCGGCATTGCCGAAATGACTTACTTGAAATCGGTTGAAGCTGGCGCCGATATTATCGATACGGCAATTTCGTCTTTTTCTGGCGGCACCAGTCAACCCAGTACGGAATCGATGGCAATCGCCTTATCGGATCTCGGCTACAACACAAACTTAGACGTGACCCAATTGTCAAAAATTGCCGCCCACTTCAACCCGGTTCGCGATCGTTTTCGCAAGGCAGGCTTACTCAACCCTAAAGTTAAGGACACTGAGCCACGGACACTATTGTATAAAGTGCCCGGCGGCATGTTATCTAATTTACTGAATCAGTTAAAAGAACAAGGCCTAGAGGATCGTTATCAAGAAGTTTTGGAAGAAGTGCCCAACGTTCGTGCTGATCTTGGTTTTCCACCATTAGTCACGCCGCTGTCACAAATGGTCGGTACCCAGGCTGTGATGAATGTCATCAGCGGTGAACGTTACAAATTAGTACCCAAAGAGATCAAAGAATATGTCAAAGGTTATTATGGCCGCCCACCAGTTCCAATTTCAGATGAAATTCGTCATAAAATCATTGGCGATGATACCGATGTGATCACAGTCAGACCCGCTGATTTGATCAAGCCGCAAATGGCGCAGTTCCGCAAAGAAATCGGTGACTATGCTCATTCGACTGAGGATGTATTGATGTACGCCTTGTTCCCAGAACAGGCGAAAGACTTTCTGGGGCGGCGCGAAGATCCATTTTATGATGTGCCGGTGCAGAAAGTTGATGTAACAATTGATCTTGGCTAG